A genome region from Phoenix dactylifera cultivar Barhee BC4 chromosome 18, palm_55x_up_171113_PBpolish2nd_filt_p, whole genome shotgun sequence includes the following:
- the LOC103710711 gene encoding scarecrow-like protein 27 — translation MRGMPFSLQEEGGLEVLIEGEEEKSLFWGSGGGCGNNKRRKGLPERLEPRSVLDNRRSPSPPTSTSTLSSSLGGGGASSDTAGVAAVSENPGPRKWPAAAASVSAANPSAEEARKEEWAAELQAFPAASLEGGGDKCGGVGLGAVEDWEVMFSESAASPGQEQTFLRWLMGDIDDPTGLKHHQIPPPELDGGGTAGGAFGPVDPGFRLDPIGSLGGGGAAASISASSPSPLASSVTSAGVFGPSSSRSSSVVKAPTFGVANPPNSTVFPPAPANSLSLPLSLPPGVFYQEPVEEKPPLFGPSLLVSQYQQSQAPQNPAFFLPLPQFDAQPPAHLLPPQPKRHHPLSVDQMAPKPPFSDSAGPDFFLRRVQPQPQAFPPLNVAPLYLQQYPKVASGGEAAAEQLFRAAELVEAGNTVSARGILARLNHQLSSPMGKPLLRSVFYFKEALQLLTSTDAPHPLPPPSPLATPLDVVLKLGTVKAFSDVSPVLQFTNFTSVQALLEELGTAPRIHVVDFDIGVGGQWSAFMQELSQRRCTAAGASSPFLKITAFASCRSHHPLELHLTCENLSHFAANLNIPFEFNVLSLDPFDPSLLLSLSSSSVDEAIAVNLPIGSAVHPPAPTLLRLVRQLSPKIVISVDHGGDRSDLPFARHFAHAFQSCTILLDSIDAAGTDLELANKIERFLVQPRIENAVLGRHRTADKMLPWRALFASASFVPVQFSNFTETQAECLLKRVQVRGFHVEKRQASLSLCWQRGELVSVSAWRC, via the coding sequence ATGAGGGGGATGCCCTTTAGTCTCCAAGAGGAGGGGGGCTTGGAAGTCTTAATAGAAGGGGAAGAGGAAAAGAGCCTCTTTTGGGGCAGCGGCGGCGGTTGTGGGAACAATAAGCGGCGGAAGGGACTGCCGGAGCGGTTGGAGCCTCGGTCGGTTCTGGATAATAGAAGGAGCCCGAGCCCTCCAACGTCCACCTCCACCCTGTCTTCCTCTCTGGGAGGCGGCGGCGCTTCCTCCGACACCGCCGGCGTGGCGGCGGTCTCTGAAAACCCCGGTCCCCGCAAATGGCCTGCCGCCGCCGCGTCCGTCTCCGCCGCCAACCCTTCGGCGGAGGAGGCCCGGAAGGAGGAGTGGGCGGCGGAACTCCAGGCCTTCCCAGCCGCTTCCCTTGAGGGCGGCGGCGATAAGTGCGGCGGCGTTGGCCTCGGCGCTGTGGAGGATTGGGAGGTGATGTTCTCCGAATCCGCCGCCTCCCCCGGGCAGGAGCAGACGTTCCTCCGGTGGCTCATGGGCGACATTGACGACCCCACCGGGCTCAAGCACCACCAGATTCCCCCACCGGAGCTCGACGGAGGCGGCACTGCTGGTGGCGCCTTCGGCCCCGTCGATCCAGGCTTCCGCCTTGACCCCATCGGCAGTCTCGGCGGCGGGGGAGCGGCGGCCTCGATCTCCGCCTCCAGTCCTTCTCCATTGGCATCTTCTGTTACCTCCGCCGGTGTGTTCGGCCCCAGTAGCAGCAGGAGCAGCAGCGTCGTCAAAGCTCCGACCTTTGGGGTCGCGAACCCGCCGAACTCTACTGTCTTCCCTCCGGCGCCGGCGAATAGCCTTTCTCTGCCGCTCTCGCTGCCGCCGGGCGTCTTCTACCAGGAGCCCGTGGAGGAGAAGCCGCCCCTCTTCGGCCCGAGCCTCCTCGTAAGCCAGTACCAGCAATCCCAGGCACCTCAGAACCCGGCGttcttcctccccctcccccaatTCGACGCCCAGCCGCCGGCCCACCTTCTCCCGCCCCAGCCAAAGCGCCACCACCCCCTCTCCGTCGATCAGATGGCCCCGAAGCCCCCCTTCTCCGACTCAGCCGGCCCCGACTTCTTCCTCCGACGCGTGCAGCCCCAGCCGCAGGCCTTCCCACCGCTTAATGTCGCTCCTTTGTACCTCCAGCAGTACCCTAAGGTGGCCTCCGGTGGCGAGGCGGCGGCGGAGCAGCTCTTCAGGGCAGCGGAGCTTGTCGAGGCCGGGAACACCGTTAGCGCCCGTGGGATATTGGCGCGGCTCAATCACCAGCTATCCTCCCCCATGGGGAAGCCCCTCCTCCGCTCCGTCTTCTACTTCAAGGAGGCCCTCCAACTCCTCACCTCCACCGACGCTCCGCACCCccttccccctccctcccctctCGCCACCCCTCTCGACGTCGTCCTCAAGCTCGGCACCGTCAAGGCCTTCTCCGACGTCTCCCCTGTCCTCCAGTTCACCAACTTCACCTCCGTCCAGGCCCTCCTCGAGGAGCTCGGCACCGCCCCCCGAATCCACGTTGTTGACTTCGACATCGGCGTCGGCGGCCAGTGGTCCGCCTTCATGCAGGAGCTCTCCCAGCGCCGCTGCACCGCCGCCGGCGCCTCCTCCCCTTTCTTAAAAATCACAGCTTTCGCCTCCTGCCGCTCCCACCACCCCCTCGAGCTCCACCTCACCTGCGAGAACCTCTCCCACTTCGCCGCCAACCTCAACATCCCCTTCGAATTCAATGTCCTCAGCCTGGACCCCTTCGACCCCTCGCTGCTCCTCAGCCTATCCTCCAGCAGCGTCGACGAAGCCATTGCCGTCAACCTCCCCATCGGCTCCGCTGTCCACCCGCCCGCCCCGACCCTCCTCCGCCTCGTCAGGCAGCTCTCTCCGAAGATTGTCATCTCCGTCGACCACGGCGGCGACCGCAGCGACCTGCCCTTCGCCCGCCACTTCGCGCATGCTTTCCAGTCCTGCACCATCCTCCTGGACTCCATCGATGCGGCGGGCACCGACCTGGAGCTGGCCAACAAGATCGAGCGCTTCCTGGTGCAGCCGAGGATTGAGAATGCCGTGCTGGGCCGCCACCGGACTGCCGACAAGATGCTCCCCTGGCGGGCACTCTTCGCCTCGGCCAGCTTCGTGCCGGTGCAGTTCAGCAACTTTACCGAGACGCAGGCCGAGTGCCTCCTGAAGAGGGTGCAGGTGAGGGGATTCCATGTGGAGAAGCGCCAGGCGTCGCTCTCCCTCTGCTGGCAGCGAGGGGAGCTTGTCTCGGTGTCAGCTTGGAGGTGCTGA